Genomic DNA from Oncorhynchus clarkii lewisi isolate Uvic-CL-2024 chromosome 28, UVic_Ocla_1.0, whole genome shotgun sequence:
AACTGGTAATAAAGCTCTGGCTTTGATTGACACTTACCTAAATCACTGTCCAGATCTCTAGCCTTGCTCACAGCACAGCTGGAGTCACAGCAGCCACAAACCAGGTCATCCCCACCTGCAGCCTTCCAGCTACAGATACATATGAAGGTTAGTTTATATAGCAGCATGTCATAAAGGTACTATACCCACAACCCAGCTTATACATACCCATCAGTGAAAGAGCAGGCCTTGTTCTCAGCATCAATGGGAGAAGAGGCTGCAGCTGCTTTCAGATGACATGTTATGTAGAGCTGTTGGGAATCATTCTGTGGTTGGAACCTGAAGGACTCCAGCTGAAACTTGATCTTGTCATCCTGGGATCTGGACAGGAACTGGGAGCTGGAGCCGGTCAACTTGGCATCAACCAGACACCTGAGGAGACCAAGGGTCAACGTTAGGCTTCAGGGGTTACATTTAAGGTAATATAAGAGGAGTCAAACTGACAACTAAACTCACCCATGGTCCTCAATGAAAGAATATCTAGGGACAGTGTGGACATCAGGCGCCAAGGTGGCGACACAGCGGTCCACAAAGACACGGAGGGGAACGTGGTGGTACGGCATGACCGAGGCTTCCATGTTGATGATGTCACCAAGATAGTAATGGTTGGAGGGCCTCTCAAACTGCCAGTCAGCTGGAAAGACGAGTGGCATGTCAGTGTGGGTTTACACACAGGAAGAGGCTTTGTCAGGTTTACCTACCAGTCATTAAcctcagggagaagtagaggagTTCCTCTGCCACCATGTTGGAAGTGTAGGGGATCCAGGTTGGCTTCAGGGCATTGCTGCTCACATCGTGATTCCTAGAAACAAACACGGACTATGGCATTAATCAAACCTCAGAATGATGTGGTTTGTCAAAGTGAAGAACGCAACAATAGTTACCTCAAGTAGTGGCACTCAATATCAACCATAGCTGCACTGGTCTTCACTATAGAGGTGTTAGCAAGAGGTTTTGGCTCATAGACAAGCGTGAAGGTGTAGATCAGCACATCCTCAGTCATCTAGGAACAGGATCACAAGTGATGTAGCACAAGAATAAGGattcacagtcaggaagttaaacagcaaatgtgacatacCGTCAGCTCACTGCCACAGCCATGCAGCTCTGATTCAAAGGTGATCACATGAGCGTCAGCGTCCTCCTCAGTGGCAGCACAACCTCCTAGAGTGATACGCTCTGGCTGTATGAGCCGGCCAATCCCCAGCAGGTCCTGGTTCACCTGCACCCGGACCACACTCTCCCCACACTGAGCCGACACACTGTTGGCCGCCACCTGCTTCAGCCGCTCAGACACAGTAGGCCTGTGCTCAGGCTTTGCAAGTTCAGGATAGCGCCAAGTCAAAGGGTTCTCAGACGTCTGCTTGGACTGGGAGCTCTCAGGGTCTTCATCCTGGCTAGGTTGCTGGCCCACAGGCTGCTCCCCAACAGGTTGCTGGCCCACAGGCTGCTCCCCAACAGGTACCTGGCCCACAGGCTGCTCGCTAGGTACCTGGCCCACAGGCTGCTCCCCAACAGGTTGCTGGCCCACAGGCTGCTCCCCAACAGGTACCTGGCCCACAGGCTGCTCGCTAGGTTCCTGACCCAAAGGCTCGCCAACAGGCTGCTCACTAGGTTCTTGGCCCACAGGCTCGCCAAAGGGCTGCTCGCCAGGTTCCTGGCCCACAGGTTCTCCAACATGCTCACTAGGTTCTTGGCCCAAAGGCTCATCAACAGGCTGCTGGCTAAGTTCCTGTCCCACAGGCTGCTCTCCAACAGGGTCATGGCCCACAGTCTGCTCTCCAACAGGATGCTGGCCCACAAGCGCCCCAACATGCTCACTAGGTTCTTGGCCCAAAGGCTGGCCCACAGGCTGCTCTACAGGTTCATGGCACACAGGCTCTTGGGCCACAGGCTGCTCGCTAGCATCCTGGCCGACAGGATCGCTAAGTTCATTACCCAAAATCTCACTTGGTTCCTGGCCCACAGGCTGCTCTCCAACAGGGTCATGGCCCACAGTCTGCTCTCCAACAGGATGCTGGCCCACAAGCGCCCCAACATGCTCACTAGGTTCTTGGCCCAAAGGCTGGCCCACAGGCTGCTCTACAGGTTCATGGCACACAGGCTCTTGGGCCACAGGCTGCTCGCTAGCATCCTGGCCGACAGGATCGCTAAGTTCATTACCCAAAATCTCACTTGGTTCCTGGCCCACAGGCTGCTCTCCAACAAGCTCGCTAGGTTCTTGGCCCAACGGCTCGCTAGGTTCTTGGCACACAGGCTCGCTAGGTTCTTGGCCCACAGGCTGCTGGCTTGGTTCTTGGCCCACAGGCTGCTCTCCAACACGCTCGCTAGGTTCTTGGCCCACAGGCTCGCTAGGTTCTTGGCCCACAGGCTCGCTAGGTTCTTGGCCCACAGGCTCACCAACAGGCTGCTCACCTGGTTCCTGGCCCACAGGTTCTCCAACATGTTCACTAGGATCTTGGCCCACAGGCTCATGGCCCACAGGCTGCTCTCCAACAGGTTGCTGGCCCAAAGGCTCACTAGGATCTTGGCCCACAGGCTGCTCTCCAACAGGATGCTGGCCCACAGGCTCACTAGAATCTTGGCCCACAGGCTCTCCAACATGCTCACTAGACTCTTGGTCTAAAGGATCGCTAGGGTCCTGGCCCAAAGGCTGGCCCACAGGTTGCTCTCCAACAGGTTCCTGGCTCACAGGCTGCTCTCCAGGTTCATAGCCCACAGGCTCTTGGGCCACAGGCTGGCTAGGTTCCTGACCCACAGGCTGCTCGCTAGGTTCATAGCCCACAGGCTCTTGGGCCACAGGCTGGCTAGGTTCCTGACCCACAGGCTGCTCGCTAGGTTCATTACCCAAAATCTCACTTGGTTCCTGGCCCACAGGCTCGCTAGGTTCATTCCCCAATGGCTCGCCAACAGGCTGCTCACGAGGTTCTTGGCCCACAGGCTCGCTAGGTTCTTGGCCCACAGGCTGCTGGCTAAGTTCCTGGCCCACAGGCCCTCCAACATGCTCACTAGGGTCTTGGCCCAAAGGTTCGCCAACAGGCTGCTGGCCCACAGGCTGCTCTCCCACAGGCTCACCAGGTTCTTGGCCCACAGGCTGCTCTCCAGGTTCATGGCCCACAGGCTGCTCTCCAGGTTCATGGAGAGGCTGCTCTCCAGGTTCATGGCCCACAGGCTGCTCTCCAGGTTCATGGCCCACAGGCTCGCTAGGTTCTTGGCCCACAGGCTCGCCAACAGGCTGCTCACCTGGTTCCTGGCCCACAGGTTCTCCAACATGCTCACTAGGATATTGGCCCACAGGCTCATGGCCCACAGGCTGCTCTCCAACAGGTTGCTGGCTCACAGACTCACTAGGATCTTGGCCCACAGGCTCTCCAACAGGATGCTGGCCCACAGGCTCACTAGGATCTTGGCCCACAGGCTGCTCTCCAACAGGATGCTGGCCCACAGGCTCACTAGAATCTAGGCCCACAGGCTCTCCAACATGCTCACTAGACTCTTGGCCTAAAGGATCGCTAGGGTCCTGGCCCAAAGGCTGGCCCACAGGTTGCTCTCCAACAGGTTCCTGGCTCACAGGCTGCTCTCCAGGTTCATAGCCCACAGGCTCTTGGGCCACAGGCTGGCTAGGTTCCTGACCCACAGGCTGCTCGCTAGGTTCATGGGCCACAGGCTGGCTAGGTTCCTGACCCACAGGCTGCTCGCTAGGTTCCTGGCCCACAGGCTGCTCGCTAGGTTCATTACCCAAAATCTCACTTGGTTCCTGGCCCACAGGCTCGCTAGGTTCATTCCCCAATGGCTCGCCAACAGGCTGCTCACGAGGTTCTTGGCCCACAGGCTGCTGGTTAAGTTCCTGGCCCACGGGCTGCTCTCCAACAGGCTGCTGGCCCACAGGCTCTCCAACATGCTCACTGGAGTCTTGGCCCAAAGGCTCGCCAACAGGCTGCTGGCCCACAGGCTCTCCAACATGCTCACTAGAGTCTTGGCCCAAAGGCTCGCCAACAGGCTGCTGGCCCA
This window encodes:
- the LOC139386775 gene encoding zona pellucida sperm-binding protein 3-like, whose product is MQEDPVGQEPSEPVVEPVGQETSQDEDPESFQSMQTFENPLTWLYPTIEKHERKSTVFERLKQVAANGVVAWCGQSVVRVEVKQELLGIGRLIQPELITLGGCAAIEEDAEALVLTFESELHGCGSELMMTEDVLIYTFTLVYEPKPLANTSIVKTSAAMVDIECHYLRNHDVSSNALKPTWIPYTSNMVAEELLYFSLRLMTADWQFERPSNHYYLGDIINMEASVMPYHHVPLRVFVDRCVATLAPDVHTVPRYSFIEDHGCLVDAKLTGSSSQFLSRSQDDKIKFQLESFRFQPQNDSQQLYITCHLKAAAASSPIDAENKACSFTDGWKAAGGDDLVCGCCDSSCAVSKARDLDSDLDMQKEGEATLGPIMVQV